DNA from Odocoileus virginianus isolate 20LAN1187 ecotype Illinois chromosome 25, Ovbor_1.2, whole genome shotgun sequence:
CTTGTCTCAGTTCTGGACCTTCTGTTAATGAATCAGGTAGTTTGCTTATCAGGGAAAGAATCAAAAGGGTCAGACTATTCTCCTAGCTCACGAGGAGCTAGGAGATGGTAGCTCCTTGGGGTGTCCTATATTCAGCCTCAGTGACAGAGTTATAGTTTGGTCATGAATACAAGAATAAGAGATACTTCCTCCAGAGCCACCACCAGTGGATGCTCCTGTATATActcttcatttattcaatgaCCTCTGCTGTGTTATCTCATTTTCTGGAACATTTCTCTGGCATTCTTTACATGCAATGGTCATCTCAAGGTTTAAAATTATCTGCTTTTCCCCTGAGGGAAATTATTCCTACCAGAGCCTAATAACAGACCTGCATTTGGCTTTCAAAGGGTTCTTCTTTGCTGCACACCAAGTGATTTACAAGCCTAAAATCCTCAATGAATGCGACTGTGTGATAGTGTTAATATTTGCCAAAGAATGCACTCTTTCTGCAACTGTACAGAAGACACATTTGAAGTCATTTGTGACTTGGAATGATACAGTTCCAAAGAGACTGAGTTCAGTTTATAAGTCTCTAGGATTATTTTTCTTAACCCcattaaaattcagatttcttttgGGTAACAGTATAAGGTTTAGTAAAATGCTCAAGTGCAGTAAATGCACTCATTAATGTGCAAATAGCCCTCTTCTTATCTAGAGAATCTACAAAGATAGTAATTCATTCCATACTATTTGTAGAGTGTCTGCTGGGGTCCAGTCCAAGTTATTTCCCCAACTTTTATGTATCAGGAAAGGCACTATATTTTAGCTGAAAGAATTAGCCATTTGGATTAGTCATATATGTTACCAGAGTTCTTAATTCCTAGGTGTCTTCCTTCTCTAAAAGATAAAGTAGCATAGTATTTTCAATGTATCAGTAATAAACCTGTGTCCTCTTTATAGGGATCAGATCTCTTAACCTAATGAAGATGTATGGCTACACAGGAACGATTAACTATTCAAACATGTATTGGAGCCTTCATCAAATGAAAGTGTTTGAACTTTCTtctgaaattagaataaaaatgttaattcctTGGCCAAATCTATATTAGTATACCAGCCACCTTTAGTTCACTCTACTTCTTAAACTGTTTTCACCATGCCTAGCACAGAGAAGGTGATCAGTAGAATCAGTTCACACAATTCTAAATCTTCTCATTTGTATGTCAAAGTAGAAATGAGTGGAGGCTAACTAGACTAATACCTGATAGATACTAGCAAGCAATGGCAAAGCCCTCCATTCTCACAACATATCAAATCCAGTAAAACCTTCAGATAGAGGTGACATTTCTACAGGCTGTCCTTTCTTATATTCCAATttgtaatttaatataattttagtaCTTactgactgatgttgaagctgaaactccaatacttgggccatctgatgcgaagagctgactcatttgaaaagaccctgatgctgggaaagattgacggcaggaggagaaggggatgacagaggatgagatggttggatggcatcaccgactcaatggacatgtgtttgggtggacttcgggagttggtgatggacagggaagcctggcgtgctgctattcatggggtcgcaaagagtcagacacgactgagtgactgaactgaactgaacttactaaCACCACATCACATTGTCTTCAAAGTATTATCTTTTAGTCCTTTACTGTTGCCCTCTCTGCCTCTAACTCATATCACTATGtattatgtttccatttcttgtaATCCCAGAAAACTCTGTTCACTACCCCAAAGCCATTTAACTTAGACCAGTTATACATGTTTGGGTTTTCCTGTTGAAACTTTGAAAGCAGTTCTCAaccatctttttattcttttgccttAACGAAAGGAGTATCCCTTGTTACTCCAAATGGGAGTAAATAGAACAAATTTGTTGAGACTTCTTTGGCAAGGCAAATACAGTTGCCCTAACTACCAGTTTTCTACCTCCTAGCCGATAATAGTTCACCACCAAATTTTATGTTGCATCTCACTAATTCATTTCTCTTGCTGATATCACCATCTTCTGttctgcatattttattttacatgtttgtTGCATCActcagtctatttcttttttaatatttagttagtTGCTTATTTGAGTCTTaattgcagcctgtgggatctttcagttgcagcatgtgaacccttagttgtggcatgtgggatctagttacctgatgagggattgaacctaggccccctgcattgggagctcagagtcttagccactggaccaccagggaagcccctcattcaGTCTGCTTCTTTGTGTTCTGATATAGTTTCCATTTTGTCAatgcttttaaaagtaaacaagCCAAGTATCTAGATATCTTCCCTTTTTTACCTTTATTAACACATTCTGCTAAATCACAGAAATCTGAAGCTATATCATCTAAATTCCATTGATAAGATGTGTCTCCCATgtaggcatgcatgctaagttgcttcagttgtgtccaagtctagGCGAccttctggactgtagcctgccaggctcctctgtccaatgggattctccaggcaggaatactggagtgagttgccatacccttctcccgTGTCTCCCATAATTTGCCTCAAAAAACTTCCACTGTCTCAAACCAAAGATTAGTTTTCAGTTACCTTAGCAACCAAAACCTCAAAAGATCCTCCTGACGCATCCTTCTGCACAAGGGTCATTTAATAAGACCACTGTAGATTTCAAATGTAGAATGATAACCAAATTCTTAAGATGAAGTGGACTTACCCATTGTTTATTTACTCAAATTATTACCCAAGTTCACcaaaatttaagcaaaaaataCCAAACAAGTGAAGTATCAGCATACATAACAGCAACATGCCAGAGGTCTTAGATATCCAGATACCGCTTCCAAAGTCATTCTCTGAATGCAGATTGTTGCCGTGTGGCTTTTTAGTGGAGATTACTCTCTTTtgcagtgtacaggcttctcattgtggtggcttctcttgttgcagagcaggggcCCTAGGGCACCtgagctttagtagttgtggcacgtgggcttagttggcatgtgggatcttcctggaccagggatcgaacccgtgtctcctgcatagtccggtggattatttaccactgcaccacccaggGAAACCCTCACACCCACTTTTCAGTGCAGCTGCATTCTACACAACACAGACTGTACCATACACAATTTTGAGATACTTGACATACAATATATTTAGGAACATTTCAGATCAGCAGTCAGTTTGTACCAACCCTGCCTAGAATCTAATTTATCCCAAGTTGATGCATCTCTTGAGTTGACATGACAAGGCTGTATAAATGTCAGTCCCCAGGGGGGCCATCAAACTGGAGAAAAATGCTGAAGTTTAACTTAACCTTTATTTCCAAGGTAATGTGTGGATTTTGTTGAAAACAATCCTGATAAAGCCGTGTATTACTTGTGCAGTTGTGAAGATATTAAAAGATATCATAATATATTCAGTAGTTACCCTTTATCACAGCTTCCATTACTTAAAGACAATGATGgtctcaaaatattaaatgattccCGAAATaacaattcataagttttaaactGTACACATTCTAAGTAGCATGATGAAATTTCACACCATCCTACTCCATCCTTCCGGGATGTGAACCATCCCTTTGCCTAGCATAGACACTATCATGCATGCTGTATACGTATACACTTCCCATCCCTAGTCACCTAGTAGCTGTCTGGATTTTCAGATTGGCTGTTGCAGTGCTTATGTTCAACTAACCCTCATTTGACTTAATGTTGGCCCTCGAACACAAGAGTAGTGATGTTGGCAATTAGGATTTGACAATGAAAAGCCATTaagtgcttcctttaagtgaaaatatGAAAGTTCTCATAGGAAAAAATCGTATGCTGAGGTTGTTAAAATTTATGGTAAGAACGTTCATGGAAgtgtaaaggaagaaaaagaaactcttgtTGATTTTGCTGTTGCACCTCAAACTGCAAAAGTTACAGCCACAGTGTATGATAAGAACTTAGTTAAGACTGGAAGGGCATTAAAGTTGTGGTAGAGAACAGGAAACAGAGTTCAGAACTAATAGCAGTTTCAGACATCCACAGGGGATCTTGGAATGGATTCCCCACGGATGAGGGGTGactattgtagttgtttttgcaaATACCTCAAATAAAACATGTTGTACCATGCACATTAAGAGATAAATGTATTTACCTGTACATAAATAATGAAAAGTATTTaagatttactttaaaaagacCAATaggaaattatagaaaaaatattttattcagaaagaaaattaaaatgttaaggaaACCAATTTAGTTTATAAAATGAGTTTTGAAGACTGAAATTGCTAAAAGTAACCTACAGGAACAGATACTTTTGGAAGTTTTTAATCATGTGgggtgttttttaaataagttttattattaGGGGCAAATTTGAAATTATCTTGAGACTATACAAACAAGTTgactttttataataatatttatataataaatttaaattataaaaaaatttaccACGTGCCCatattttagataatatttttgtatatttattggaactaaagtgtttttaaaattgagatcgaaagtgtttttaaaatactagaaCAACAAGCATATCTATTCTTAAACAACTTAAACTTCATTCTCATTTTGTGTAACTATTTTTCCTAAATGAATGTGCTAAGAAGAAGCAGATTGTCCAAGGAACATTGTTTGCTAACAGAGGATTTGAATTATTTATGTCTATTTAATACTTTTGAAATAAACTGGAATATATATATTCCCCCCTTATCTGTGGGGAATCCATTCCAAGACCCCTGTATGTGCTTAGATACATATATGAACACATTCCAAATCGAAGTACATGAGTGGTAGGGAATTCACTGACACTAGTTTTCACCCGTATCTTTACGTACTAAACTAGGTTCTTATCTCTGATCTTGACCCCTTGCCTTCCTCCTAGTTAGCTTTACTAAACTGAtaacccttatggcaaaaagtgaagaggaactaaaaagtctcttgatgaaagtgaaagaaaagagtgaaaaaattggcttaaagctcaacattcagaaaactaagatcatggcacccggtcccatcacttcatggcaaataggtggggaaacagtggctgactttattttgggtggctccaaaatcactgcagatggtgattgcagccatgaaaagacactccttggaaggaaagttataaccaacctagacagcatattaagaagcagagacattactttgccaacaaaggtctgtctagtcaaggctatggtttttccagtggtcatgtatagatgtgagagttggactataaagaaagctgagcactgaaaaattgatgcttttgaactgtggtgttggagaagactcttgagagtcccttggactgcaaggagatccaaccattccatcctgaaggagatcagtcctgggtgttcactggaaggactgatgttgaagctgaaactccaatactttggccacctgatgcgaagagttgactcattggaaaagaccctgatgctgggagggattgggggcaggaggagaagggacgacagaagatgagatggctgaatggcatcaccgactcgatggacatgagtttgagtagactcctgGAGTtgcagatggacagggaggcctggcatgctgcaattcatggggtcacaaagagttggacatgaatgagcgactgaactgaaccaaaactGATAAAAACTGATAGGAATAGTAATGCAGCCAAGGCTGATCTCTTAGATTGCTTTTTATTGCACTGAAATATTCCTAAACTTTTAAGTTATTGAATATCATGCTATATTATGCTACAGGCAATATTCCTGATGAAAATAGTTATGTGGAGTTACAAGTAGGAGCTGTGGTTAATTTTGATCTTCCATTCTTTAATTCATGcctgcttccatttttcttttttttttttcatttatttttattagttggaggctaattactttacaatattgtagtggtttttgtcatacattgacatgaatcagccatggatttacaagtattccccatcccgatcacccgtcccacttccctctccacctaattcctctgggtcttcccagtgtccatttttctttctaagatCCACCACATTTTTAGAACCTTTTACTTTTTCCTAACTTTTATCACTAAACAATACATTTCTCCTCAGGAATGCATTCTGTCAAGAAGTAGACTTTTATCCATCTACTGTCGTTACTGTGTATGGAAGAGAACAGTGATGCTTTATTATCTGGCAGGGCCAGAGCAGTGAACTGGGTAAGGAACTTAGTGACGAACCCTATATTCCAGTCTCAGAGCTGTTTCTTGTAATCTGTCAATTACTATCTGGAATTTTTTAAGTCTCAGGAAAATGGCTAATTTGTGAAAGCTTAGTGTCTAGATAAAGATGGAGCACAGTGTTTCTAAATGAACTAGTTTTAGGTAAGTTACCAAACTTTCACTGGTCCCATATCCAAGTAAAAGAATAGTCAGAAGTTCACAGACCATGCTGACCTCTAGTTCTCTGATGAAATGGCAGAGCCATGGCAAATCTTTAGGAAAGGGGGCATTTTTAGAAGACAGTAAGAAAGAAACAGTTTAAAAACTGTCTAGCAActattcatttcttcattattcTTCTCAAAGCACTTATAACCTCTTTGTTTCTCAGGCTGTAAAGAAAAGGATTTAGTAGAGGAATTAttattgtataaaataaagaatatattttgttgTGATCTTCAGAGGGGCCAGACCCAGGACGCACATACATGAAGAAGAGAGTGCCATAGAACAAGGAAACAGAGAGCAGGTGGGCACTGCACGTGGAGAAGGCTTTTCTCCTGCCCTTTTCAGACTTCTTTTTCAGGATGGCAAAGAGGACACAGGTGTAAGAGACCATGATGGTCATAAAAGTAGAAGCTTGTATAAACGCTGAAAAGATAAACACCAGAAGTGTGTTAAGTGTAGAATCAGTGCAAGAAATTTTGAACAGTTGTAAAATTTCACAGTAGAAATAATGTATTACATTGGTCCTACAGAAAGTTAATCTGAATAACAAACCCACATGAATGGCTGAATGTAGAAAACCAATGAAATATGAAATACCTATAAACTGAATACAGAGTCTGTTGGACATGACTACTGAATAAAGCAAAGGGTTGCATATGGCtgcatagcggtcataggccatcaccacCAGGAGGAAACATTCTGTGGTGGCACTagaccccaaaaaataaaattgggtcAGACAGTCAAAGAGAGGTATTACATGATTCTTtgataaaaaatttataaacatcTTCGGAGTCACGGAAGATGAAGAACAAGCATCTGCAAAGGCTAAACTGCCTAGGAATgagtacatgggggtgtgaagATGGGGGTccttccagatgagaaaaatcagTCCAAGGTTGCCCGCCATGGTGGTGAGGTAGATGACCAGGAACACCAGGAACAGGGGGACCTGCAGCCCTGGGAGATCTGTGAGTCCTGTGAGAACAAACCCCGTCACCAGAGTCATATTTTCTTCTGCCATATCTGACCAGCTAATcactaaaatgaaagaataagtgaGGGAAAATTCACAAAAGAGTCATAATTGTTATGTTACTGACATATAAGACATGCTTCTCGTTTAATTAGTGATTCTTAATTTGTACCTTtacttatctactttatatatatatatatatttcaaaattatctgtaataatattttaaaattagattaactTAAACTGATAGGTAAATTTGCATTTACCAAATTTAAGTGCAAATCCTTTTCAATCTAGCATGAGTAACTTACAGTTTTTAGAATTGCTTGAACTCATTAAAATTCatatgggagaaaataacttCTCATTCTTCCCAAGAAAAATATAAGCATTGAGTAGTCAAGAATACCTTAGTTGATGTTGAACAATAATGTAGAGACATAGTAATAAAAACATTAAGATAGTGGCATAAGAAGAAGACAGaggatcagtgaaacagaatagagaactcaGAAGTAGTCCCAGTATAAATGGGAACGTAGCATGAAACAAATACGATACTTCAGTTCAGTAGGAAAAGGACAGCTGATTTAATGGGTTATGCTGACACTCTTTGCTATCTGTATGGAAGGATTAGTAAATAAGGTTAGTCTCCTACCCCACACCATAGGTATTGTCTAAGTAATAAGAAGACAATGATGTAACATAGGGAATAGAGAAATTGTCCAAGAGAAGGAAGCCAGCTTGAATGCATAGCAAAACAATAGAGTCAAAGGGTATATAATTAGTTTGGAAATATATCCTCCATGTATATGAAAGACATAGATTTAtatctataatataaaataacaagaatagatttaaaaaggcaaacaatCTAATAGAAGAATGAGTAAATGAGAAGAATAAGCaagtttacagatgaagaaatcaaaataaccaataaataaaatgaaaagatgccaAAATTTCTGtcacaaatacacacatgtgaataagaacagaaacacaaaaatagaaGGGCATTTCCTTTCTCATATATCAGAAtagcagaaattaaaatgaataaaaatactcAATGTTAAGTGAGAAAAGTGGTACTTTCATATGTTACTAGTGGAACTATGAATTGCAACagcctttttgaaaaaaaaattacgcAATcccatttaagtttttaaaatacatatatcttttcatctatcatttatatatatatacatatatatatatcctagaAATAAAAGCACTGCTATGCAAAtgtaaatatacaaagaatatttACTTCATTATCGTTCACAGTAGCAAAGaccatgctgttcatggggttctcaaaattggaaaaggagtacatcaaggctatatattgtcaccttgcttaattaacttatatgcagagtacctcatgtgaaatgctgggcaggatgactcacagctggactcaagattgctgaagaaatatcaacaacctcaaatatgcagatgataccaccctaatggcagaagctgaagaggaactaaagagccttttgaggaGGGTGAAAGACAAgcgtgaaaaacctggcttaaaactcagcattcaaaaatgtaagatcatggcatccagtcccatcacttcatggcaagtagatggggaaaaaatggaaacagtgacagattttattttcttgacattgaaaatcactgtagatggtgactgcagtcacaaaattaaaagacatttcctccttggaaaaagagctatgacaaacctagacagcaaagtAAAGATATCACTATGCTAACAAAAGttcatcttgtcaaagctatggtctttccaatagtcattCACAGACTTGTGAGTtggcataaagaaggctgaacaccaaagaattgatgttttcaaattgtggtgctggagaagactcttgagagtcccttggacttcaaggaaatcaaacaagtcaatcctaaaggaaatcactccttaatatccattggaaggactgatgctgaagctgaagtttcaatacgttggccacctgatgagaatagctgactcattggaaaagaccctgatgctggaaaagattgagagcaagaagagaaggggttgacagaggatgagatggttgaatggcatcaccaactcagtggacatgagtttgagcaaattctgggagacagtgaaggacaaggaaggctggcatgctgcagtccatgggatagcaaagagttgaacatgacagcAAAGACAAGATGCGTCAACAGtgaaatggttaaataaaccAGAGTACGTTCATATTATGGAATATAATTCAATTATGAAAAAAGAGCCATTCTACCTAATTATAATTTTGGAATTTCCACAATGTATAATTATCTCAGAAAAGCAAGATCCAAAGAAGTGTAAAATCTATGGTCTCATCATTGTAAAACAAGCAATGTATTTTTTAACTCTCTCTTTTACATTGAGAAACATGAATAGACATTAAGTTTATAGCACTGGTTTTTCTGGAGTGAAAGTAGAGATGGTAATAATTGAAGTAGAGGAGAGTAAAAGTCAGAATAACAGTTCCATGAGAAAagcagcaaatatatatatatatatatatatcagaaattttaattggaaattaAGAAACTTAAGAAATACTTATCCTGCATAAATTGGCCCAACTCTTTTTAGAATCTCAAATAACTAAATCGTTGCTATCCTTACTCTAAGTTCctataatgtatt
Protein-coding regions in this window:
- the LOC110140538 gene encoding olfactory receptor 5AC1-like, whose product is MAEENMTLVTGFVLTGLTDLPGLQVPLFLVFLVIYLTTMAGNLGLIFLIWKDPHLHTPMYSFLGSLAFADACSSSSVTPKMFINFLSKNHVIPLFDCLTQFYFLGSSATTECFLLVVMAYDRYAAICNPLLYSVVMSNRLCIQFIGISYFIGFLHSAIHVGLLFRLTFCRTNVIHYFYCEILQLFKISCTDSTLNTLLVFIFSAFIQASTFMTIMVSYTCVLFAILKKKSEKGRRKAFSTCSAHLLSVSLFYGTLFFMYVRPGSGPSEDHNKIYSLFYTIIIPLLNPFLYSLRNKEVISALRRIMKK